The proteins below come from a single Benincasa hispida cultivar B227 chromosome 4, ASM972705v1, whole genome shotgun sequence genomic window:
- the LOC120075394 gene encoding uncharacterized protein LOC120075394, whose amino-acid sequence MPSGMRRTRVFGLVKGVDGARVLRSGRRLWPESGEVKVKKSKDANDWYPVIESRGNGHGRLHGKWTPVRNVKPKRVVVSFRGDDDACVVKVPEPVKVFPRISNDGKSGDGDRMFGKVYTRKRKRGRLENGEVFDEMESDNVLSGDRMFGLRFIRRQRSRKTDVEHWESTAGGRSTKLHFRRQRISRPRDQVLTIFAGSSLDGGCFSDFILSVLRHLKSPDLSLAKFSAFLLSNPINGVFALKGMRFLQGYPPTGSSGMFVIFGARQSIPMFHLDFSAVPLPFMFLHSEMFLRVTWIQARLVYNNNQLDVDISSDSEEDCVEELHVSSSLVSSLEHKPMAFGFDRPKTRSVSHPSVRASRLGSRTMQYRNGFSSRGIRKRRSSLRMKRPGSHSLAAVQKTIGSLAVDDIKRSVTFSSGASCNRHKNSSPRDSAGRIREVSSTALGSAMDVDSSCCNANILIIESDKCSREEGASIVLELSASCEWLLAIKKDGSTRYTHKAERVMKPSSCNRFTHAILWSVDNGWKLEFPNRRDWFIFKDLYKECSDRNIPCSIAKAIPVPRVSEVSDYVDSSGVPFLRSDTYISVNDDEVCRAMTKSTANYDMDSDDEEWLIEFNDRLIATDKHRECISEENFELMIDAFEKEFFCNPDAFSDEKAPADICMHLGSRLIVESLYAYWTKKRKQRKSSLIRVFQAHQSKRKPPVVPKPIMRRRRSLKRQPSQSGNGRTTQLSILEAIISRRDDMEDQNAMQKYEEAKAAAEKCFENAVNKRQRAQLLLENADLAAYKAMLALRIAEAIQASSESATAACFLE is encoded by the exons ATGCCGTCTGGGATGAGAAGGACGAGAGTTTTTGGTTTGGTAAAGGGTGTTGATGGAGCTAGAGTTCTAAGGTCTGGAAGACGGCTTTGGCCTGAATCGGGAGAGGTGAAGGTTAAGAAGTCTAAAGACGCTAATGATTGGTACCCTGTTATTGAAAGCAGAGGAAATGGCCATGGTAGGCTCCATGGTAAGTGGACTCCAGTTCGAAATGTCAAGCCGAAGAGGGTGGTGGTTAGCTTTCGTGGGGATGATGATGCTTGTGTTGTGAAAGTGCCTGAGCCAGTGAAGGTTTTTCCTAGGATTAGTAACGATGGCAAGTCTGGTGATGGGGATAGAATGTTTGGGAAAGTTTATacaaggaagaggaagaggggTCGTTTGGAAAATGGGGAGGTTTTTGATGAAATGGAGAGTGATAATGTTCTGTCAGGGGATAGGATGTTTGGACTCCGGTTCATTCGAAGACAGAGGTCGAGGAAGACTGATGTTGAACATTGGGAGTCTACTGCAGGTGGCCGTTCTACTAAACTGCATTTCCGAAGGCAGAGGATTTCGCGGCCCCGGGATCAGGTTCTTACTATTTTTGCCGGGAGTAGTCTTGATGGTGGCTGTTTTTCAGATTTTATACTCTCGGTTCTTAGACATTTGAAGAGTCCTGACCTGAGTCTGGCTAAGTTTTCTGCATTTTTGTTATCTAATCCAATCAATGGAGTTTTTGCTTTGAAGGGAATGCGTTTCTTACAG GGTTATCCTCCTACTGGAAGTTCTGGCATGTTTGTGATTTTTGGAGCCAGGCAATCAATTCCAATGTTTCATTTGGATTTTTCCGCTGTTCCTCTCCCTTTTATGTTTTTGCACTCCGAGATGTTTCTTAGAGTGACTTGGATTCAGGCTCGTCTTGTATATAATAACAACCAGTTAGATGTAGATATAAGTAGTGATAGTGAAGAAGACTGTGTTGAAGAGCTACATGTTTCCAGTTCTCTTGTAAGTTCCTTGGAACACAAACCCATGGCCTTTGGATTTGATCGTCCTAAGACCCGATCTGTTTCACATCCATctgttagagcttcaaggtTAGGTAGTCGGACCATGCAATACAGAAATGGTTTCAGCTCTCGTGGTATACGAAAAAGGAGAAGTTCACTGAGAATGAAGAGACCTGGAAGCCATTCTCTTGCTGCTGTGCAAAAAACTATTGGCTCATTGGCAGTTGATGATATAAAACGCAGTGTCACTTTTTCTTCTGGAGCATCTTGCAACAGGCACAAGAACTCATCCCCGAGGGACTCTGCTGGGCGCATCAGAGAAGTGAGTTCTACTGCATTGGGATCAGCAATGGATGTTGACTCATCATGCTGCAATgcaaatatattaataatagaatCTGATAAATGTTCGAGAGAAGAGGGAGCCAGCATTGTGTTAGAGTTGTCTGCATCGTGTGAATGGCTTCTGGCAATCAAGAAAGATGGTTCAACTAGATACACCCATAAAGCAGAAAGAGTTATGAAACCCTCTTCTTGCAATCGTTTTACACATGCAATATTGTGGTCAGTAGATAACGGTTGGAAGCTAGAGTTTCCTAATCGAAGGGATTGGTTTATTTTCAAGGATTTATACAAGGAGTGTTCTGATCGCAATATACCATGTTCTATTGCTAAAGCTATTCCTGTGCCAAGAGTGTCTGAAGTTTCAGATTATGTTGACAGTAGTGGTGTTCCTTTTCTAAGATCAGATACATACATCTCTGTAAACGACGATGAGGTATGTAGAGCGATGACAAAAAGTACCGCGAACTACGACATGGATTCTGATGACGAGGAATGGCTAATAGAGTttaatgataggcttattgcaACAGACAAGCACCGGGAATGTATCTCAGAGGAGAATTTTGAGTTGATGATCGATGCTTTTGAGAAGGAATTTTTCTGTAATCCCGATGCCTTCTCTGATGAGAAAGCACCTGCTGATATATGCATGCATCTCGGTAGCCGGCTGATAGTAGAGTCGTTATATGCTTATTGGACAAAGAAacgaaaacaaagaaaatcatcCTTGATAAGGGTTTTCCAG GCTCATCAATCAAAGAGGAAACCTCCTGTGGTCCCTAAACCAATCATGCGAAGAAGACGATCACTCAAAAGGCAACCTAGCCAATCTGGAAATGGTAGAACTACCCAATTAAGTATTTTAGAAG CCATAATTTCGAGACGAGATGATATGGAGGACCAGAATGCTATGCAAAAGTATGAAGAAGCAAAGGCAGCAGCAGAAAAATGCTTTGAAAACGCTGTCAATAAGCGGCAAAGGGCACAATTGCTGTTGGAGAACGCAGATTTAGCAGCTTACAAAGCCATGTTAGCACTCAGAATTGCCGAAGCAATTCAAGCATCATCAGAATCTGCAACTGCTGCTTGTTTTCTCGAATGA
- the LOC120075393 gene encoding uncharacterized protein LOC120075393, translating to MQCRRGDDFYVRESENMELHAQDRLHLDHGRYGKPRREALDRAPRLRRSLSAHRIGGSRGEVGLLHRVDVSERRNGDWHLRTGRNNEIGSSSHSYGQARKMPNYKEVFLHNDHGQLSDLQQTHVLPEPRKFSADNKVVNYKHDVRYRHDDLRIRKEMEIIEGRWSDGRGQRMMGQKLLAMEEGTAMGLYNSHLDIGPKSVYKDFLPSSQSLDVRSHDNERLKFQNHVVSDKPQVTDSREVEESQRFNSRNIGYSASSGFYSRGNESSLSGPLTSKCLESYRDGHYFQISDEFSTRSHGDLVDPIEFNPYGKRTLVDSAIDLVSGKRNLTPHQRGTNSPRREHESYFYSKPERTVNISNEDPCRVMQKTTQTHDYVDYDGTIVSDPGDFSRPKVTNTSMLKLQNADDLCVNYRTGIALDHYWLRKQAVLDYPDIGPSTEAINNDNEYAGEGSIHVDVGRRVTQDYERSHINLSQYCQTSYARSDYGSEREVGSYCLKERLHRSSMSKCDGVAYRNTERVQRMTEGVHTYNLREGHVPKRKYFEEDMNLLDDRIATSCEDTPSKVVDLYDNGEQWMDDENSCRYISRKEEFDHNKYKKPNTKFNRQSLYASADSHESYLDHVKKYKPGPKYMKGNRRHGPSSWIKSQNVGHRNSSHRPVKNWKKTEENDYACVNDDDLSDDLVISTESEPPEDSEEFKQLTHEAFLKCSKMLNMKSSVRKKYTEQGNAGSLYCIICRRSHSKEFMNTQRLVKHAYMSHKVGLRALHLGLAKAICVLMGWNSVRPQDTVTWVPEVLSKEEIVVQKEDLIIWPPVIIVRNLSLSYSSPDKWRVVTIKALESFLRSKNLLKGRVKMNLGCPADQSVMVLKFLPTFSGLTDAERLDKFFSENRRGREDFELAKCKKGGVGMEGDKIEEEVLYGYLGTAEDLDDVELNVRKLSMIKSKKEILEL from the exons ATGCAATGTCGAAGGGGTGATGATTTCTATGTTAGAGAGTCGGAAAATATGGAACTACATGCACAGGATCGGCTTCATCTTGATCATGGTCGATATGGTAAGCCCCGACGTGAGGCACTGGATCGAGCTCCGCGTCTTAGGAGAAGTTTGAGCGCTCACAGAATTGGTGGCTCCCGAGGCGAAGTGGGTTTGCTTCATAGGGTTGATGTCTCTGAAAGGAGGAACGGGGATTGGCATCTGAGAACTGGAAGGAACAATGAAATCGGGTCAAGTTCTCATTCTTATGGTCAAGcgaggaaaatgcccaactacAAGGAAGTGTTTCTGCACAATGATCACGGGCAGCTTTCGGATTTGCAACAGACACATGTTTTACCCGAGCCAAGGAAATTTTCTGCCGACAACAAAGTGGTCAATTATAAGCATGATGTTCGGTATAGGCATGATGATTTGAGAATTAGGAAAGAGATGGAAATTATTGAAGGGAGATGGTCAGATGGCCGTGGACAGAGGATGATGGGTCAGAAACTTTTGGCTATGGAAGAGGGCACTGCGATGGGATTGTATAATTCACATCTTGATATTGGTCCCAAGTCAGTTTATAAAGACTTCTTACCATCTTCCCAGAGTTTGGATGTGCGAAGTCATGACAATGAAagacttaaatttcaaaaccatGTAGTTTCTGATAAACCTCAGGTCACAGATTCACGTGAAGTTGAAGAAAGCCAAAGGTTTAATTCAAGGAATATTGGATATTCTGCAAGTTCAGGATTTTATTCTAGAGGAAATGAGAGCTCTTTGTCAGGACCATTGACAAGCAAGTGTTTGGAATCTTATCGTGATGGCCATTACTTTCAAATTTCAGATGAGTTTTCAACAAGGAGCCATGGAGACCTTGTGGACCCTATAGAATTTAATCCATATGGGAAAAGGACCCTTGTAGACTCAGCCATTGATCTTGTAAGCGGAAAAAGGAATCTTACTCCTCATCAACGAGGAACTAATAGTCCTAGGAGGGAACATGAGAGCTATTTTTATTCTAAACCTGAGAGAACAGTGAATATTTCAAATGAAGATCCATGTCGAGTAATGCAGAAAACTACTCAAACACATGACTATGTTGATTACGATGGTACAATTGTTTCTGATCCTGGAGACTTTTCAAGACCTAAAGTTACGAACACTAGTATGCTGAAACTACAAAATGCTGACGACTTATGTGTGAACTATAGAACTGGAATAGCACTCGACCATTATTGGCTTAGAAAACAGGCAGTTTTAGATTACCCTGATATAGGACCAAGCACAGAAGCAATAAACAATGACAATGAATATGCCGGTGAGGGATCCATCCATGTTGATGTGGGGAGGAGAGTAACTCAAGATTATGAAAGGTCACACATTAACCTTTCTCAGTATTGTCAAACATCGTATGCAAGATCAGATTATGGGTCCGAAAGAGAAGTAGGTTCATATTGTTTGAAAGAGAGGTTGCATAGGTCCTCCATGTCTAAGTGTGATGGAGTGGCTTACAGAAATACTGAAAGAGTGCAGAGAATGACAGAGGGCGTTCATACTTATAACTTGAGGGAGGGCCATGTGCCAAAAAGAAAGTACTTTGAGGAAGATATGAATTTACTTGATGATAGAATAGCTACTTCATGTGAAGATACACCCAGTAAGGTTGTGGATCTTTATGATAATGGTGAACAGTGGATGGATGATGAAAACAGTTGCAGATATATATCCAGGAAAGAAGAATTTGACCACAACAAATACAAGAAGccaaatacaaaattcaatcGTCAAAGTTTGTATGCTTCTGCTGATTCACATGAAAGCTATTTAGATcatgttaaaaaatataaaccTGGTCCAAAATATATGAAGGGCAATAGAAGGCATGGTCCTTCAAGCTGGATCAAGTCACAAAATGTTGGTCACAGAAATAGTTCTCACAGACCagttaaaaattggaaaaaaactGAAGAGAATGATTATGCTTGTGTAAATGATGATGACTTGTCAGATGATTTGGTAATATCTACAGAATCTGAACCTCCTGAGGATTCTGAAGAGTTCAAACAATTGACTCATGAGGCCTTTTTGAAGTGCTCAAAAATGTTGAATATGAAGTCTAGTGTCCGGAAAAAGTACACGGAGCAAGGAAATGCTGGTAGtttatattgcatcatatgTCGCAGAAG CCACTCAAAGGAATTTATGAATACTCAACGCCTGGTAAAGCATGCTTATATGTCCCACAAGGTTGGGTTGAGGGCTCTGCATTTAGGTCTTGCCAAAGCCATATGCGTTTTGATGGGGTGGAATAGTGTCCGTCCCCAAGACACTGTAACATGGGTTCCTGAGGTCTTGTCCAAGGAAGAAATTGTGGTTCAGAAGGAGGATCTTATTATCTGGCCTCCTGTTATTATTGTCCGCAACCTTTCTCTGTCATACAGCAGTCCTGATAAGTGGAGAGTTGTAACAATTAAAGCACTGGAGTCTTTCTTGAGAA GCAAAAATCTGCTGAAGGGAAGAGTGAAAATGAATTTGGGGTGTCCTGCAGATCAAAGTGTAATGGTGTTGAAGTTCCTGCCTACCTTTTCTGGTTTGACAGATGCAGAAAGACTCGACAAATTTTTCTCTGAAAACAGACGTGGAAGAGAGGATTTTGAGCTGGCAAAGTGCAAAAAGGGTGGAGTGGGAATGGAGGGAGACAAAATAGAAGAGGAAGTGCTTTATGGATACTTGGGAACTGCAGAGGATTTGGATGACGTTGAACTCAATGTAAGGAAGTTGAGTATGATAAAGAGcaaaaaggaaattttggagTTGTAA